The Oscillatoria acuminata PCC 6304 genomic interval CGCCTCGCCCACTCTCTAATATCGGAAGCAAAAAATAAGGGTTCTCAGTCAAAAGCTGAGAACCCTTATTTTTTAGGGTTTTCTGCAAGAGGGGCTGGGCCTGAACTGGATCCGTGCTATTCAAGCCGACTACGCCATTTTTTCGGGTTTTGAGAACAGTGAAAAACAGCGTAAATCATCACTGTAGTATCTGAATATTCATAGAACACAACATAAGGGAAGCGGCGAACTACAGCCCTTCGATAGCTTTCATGGACGACGGGATAAATCCCTGGGCTTCTCCAAATAAACTGAATACAAGCATCAATACAACGTAGAAATTCTTCGCCCAAGCCAAATTCCTGTTCTTCATACCACCCAAAAGCCTGGGCTACATCTTGTTCTGCCTCTGGCAAAATGATTAATGTTCTCAACATTATCCTACTGCCCGTTGCGAATTCGTGCTTTCGCGGCTTCCCATGAACTGCCGGACTCAGGATTCTGCAAATAGGCAGCCTTTCTTGTCGCTAATTCTTCTTTTTGCCAGTTCAGCACAGGAATTTGCTCTGGGGCTTCGGCAATGCTGTCCCATAAGTCTTCTAAAAGTTGCAACTTTTCCGAGAGGGCTAACTCAAAAACTTGAGTGAACTCTGTGTTCATGCTGACCTCATAAAAAGATTAGACGTCTTGCTCCAAGTCTATCATTTCTCGCCCTCTAGCCTACTCCGTCGCGCTTAGACAGGACTTATGCAGATTTGGAGAATCCACCCTAACTGGAGAGGCGATTCGCTTTCTCGCCCCTACATTTAGGGTTTAATGTTAAAAATTGCGTCAGTCCTGTTTCTCGACTGCGGACTTGACAAGTGCTGGGTTAGCCCAGCTACAATGGTAAAAGACAGTGATTAATCAACATTACACACAGAAGGATTAAGACAATGGCTCAACGGCTCAAAAGTTGGGAGTCTCCTCGGAGTCAGGGGAGAAATACCAAGGGCAAAGGCGGTAGTGCAAGGCAACGACAACTTAAGAAGCAGCAGCAGATGTTGCGGAAAAAATTAAAAGGGGAACCGATAAAGGGCGATCGCAACCCCACCCAATCCCAAAACCCCACCCAAACAAAAGAGAAGAGAACTCCGGTTCTCTTCTCTTTTTATTTAGAGATGCAGCAGGCGATCGCCTGAGCCTAATTTAGGGAGTAGTCATCATGGGCTGGATTGACTGGGCCACGATCGCTGGGCGATCGGTGTATTCCCGTTCGATTTCAGTGCGTAAAGTATCATCCCAGCCGAGATCGTAATCCCGTTCAATTTCAGTAAGCACTAATTGACGAACTTCTCCCGTCACCTGGACTTGACTATCTTCCATCACCGGCATTTGGCCGTCGGTCGTAATCACAATGATATCACTCCCACCAATGAGCTGATCTTCCTGGATCCGGAAAACGTTCGGTCCGAGGACTTCTGCCACTTCACCGTTGAGGGTCACCATTTGACCCATAAACTGGTTAGGATTCTCCGCAACCTCCTCAAAATCCGCGATCATTCCTGTGGTCCCCATGCCTGGAGTCGTTGTTGTACCAGGCGATGGAGTTATGGTTGGGTCAGTTCCCGGAGTCATGGTGGTATCCGTTCCAGGGTCTGTGGTGGTAGTTGTCGTGGTTTGATCCGTCGCATCACAAGCCGGGAGGACCATGAGCATCAGTCCTAGCGCGATCGCCCCGTTCACCTTTCCAAACAGGGAAGATCCGCGAACCAGAGGGCTGCGTTTGTTAAGGGATGTCTTGTTAAATCTATTTAACATTGTGAAACCTCCAAATAAAAGCGGTCAGACCCATTCTGACCCTAAGAACAAAGTTGCCCCGGGTGTCCCCATTCTAAAAGTTAGTCCGAGCAACCGTTGATAATAATTGGACTTACTCTAGGAAAAAATCCAGGGATAGCGCATCTTTCTTTAGAAGTAGATAGCTGGAGTGGGTCCCCTAATATTTGATATTTTTGCTGTTTGGAGTTGTTTGGAGGAATGGGGTGCGGCAGATTGATCCGTTTTGTCCAACTGGACTCTTATTTGTGACAACTCCTTGCTGTTTCGCCCTAAATTTTAGGGCATAACCCCGATTTCCTGTGGCTTGGATCTAATCCTTCCATGCTCTAGGGAAAAGTCCCAGCCTTCGGATCCGCAACCCGATTGCACCCCGGTATTCCCTGGCTGGAAAGAAATGTTTACTTAAGTTCATACTTTTAAGATACTTTACTCAGATTTATGTAAACCTTTATTTCTTGGGCTTGCATTATAGGAAAATGATGATAAATTAATAAATGAAGCCGCAAGAGCTTCCCTGGCAGAGAACAGCAGACAAGTTCAAATTAGCTTAAAGAGGTTCAAGCTGTTTAATCTAACATCTGTCTCGTACCAAAACCCAAACAGCACCCAAACCAAGGGCTGATATTTCCTCAAATCGTGGAATCGGCAGCAATACTCCTAAACTTTTTAAGTTAGGCAGCCTGCGAACATTGAAATTGAGAGGAAATCACTCAGCGAGTAGGTCTTGGGTGTTGTTTTGTTGGGGTCGCAGTTGACCGGAAATTCAATTTTAAAAAGCCCTACTTTTGAGACCGGATGCAAAACCTTGAAAAAGAGGAAAAGTGGCGATCGCGCTGCTCCCTGATGAGAATCCACTGCGGAAAGAAGCATTCATCCGATGGTTTGCCCGAAATTGAGCTAAATTTACGAAGTAACCCAGGCTCCTGTAAATTAAGTAAAGTTTTATAACATTACCTTGCCATTGCTCAAAAGCGTGCTAAATTTAATATATAGAAGCAAGAAAGAGCTTCTCTGGCAGATTACAACAGCCAAGTTCAAATTAGCTTAAAGAGGTTCAAGCTGTTTAATCTAACATCTGTCTCGTATCACAACCCCAACAACACCCAAACCCAGGGCTGATATTTCCTCAAATAGTGGAATCGGCAGCAATACTCCTAAACTGTTTAAGTTAGGTAGACTGCGAACATTGAAATTGAGAGGAAATCACTCAGCGAGTAGGTCTTGGGTGTTGTTTTGTGTGGGTGTTAGTTGCCAGGAAACCCAATTTTAAAAACAGTCCCTTCATTCCAGGATGGGGACGCAGGAAGAATTCAGACAGGGGCGATCGCATGGGCCTTTGAGTCAGAATACAACGCTGAAAGGATCCTTCCGCATAGGAGGGGCCTCATTTTTAGAAAACTTGATTATTTAACCGAGAATCTTGGAACTTCAGTGAAGTTTTTGCGCCTTTCCTGACCATTCCTGAAAGGCGTGCTAAATTAATTTATAGAGCAAGAAATCGGACGTATTTTTACTGGTTTTTTTCTATCTCCACGAAAAAAAGATATGCTTAAAAGTCTCATCAAATCACTGGTATCAGCCGCTGGTTATCAAATAGTAGCTAAAAACGTGATTACTGGATTGGGAGTAGATCCCTTCTGTGATATTAACAAAATTTTATCGGACAGCGAGTATAATTCCCACTTAATTCGCCAATCTATTGACATTATATTTGATATCGGTGCCAATATTGGTCAAACTTCAATTAAGTTAGCCAAAAAATTTCCCAATTCTGAAATTCACTGTTTTGAGCCCGTTCAAAAAACATTTGAAGAACTGGAGGCTAACGTTAAACCTTACAAAAACATCCATCCTTATTGCTTAGGATTTGGCAAAAAGAAGGAGAAAAAAGAAATATACATTTACTCCAAGTCTGTTCTGGCCTCTTGTATTCCCAAGTCTCCGGTCATCTCATCCCGCAAGAGTTGTGCTGTTGCCACATTAGAGCTAGAAACGATAGATGACTACTGTCATAAACATCAGATTAGTTCGATTGATCTGCTTAAAGTCGATACAGAGGGGTTTGACTTTGAAGTGATTCAGGGCGCACAAGAACTAATAGAGAATAAACGGATTAATTTTATCTACTTTGAGTTTTTCTATGTCGGTAATGATCATAGTACCAAGCTCGGAGGGAGATTGATAGATGTTCACAATTTTTTGGTTCCCTGTGGCTATCGACCTGTTTCTTTCTATACGGATTTTATTCATAACAAACATATAGCCGGTTGCTATAATGCGCTCTATATGCGATGGTAAACGGCCAGGACTTACACAGATTTTGAAAAACCACCCTAAATGTAAAGGCATCATGAGTGAATCGCCTCTCCATTAAAAAAGCAATTAAATCAAACCAAGAGGAGGGAGAGTCGGTTAAAATCTGGTTGTTTTAGAGGTCCTTAGTCATTTTAGTCATTCGGATCTTCTTTCCAAGTCATTGCCCGATCGCACGAACTCCGGCAACACCCGTAGTAAATACTCGCTTAACATCACCGCATCTACTCCTAACTCCGTGCGAACACCAGCAGCAGAAATGGCAGCTTGGGCGTGCCACCATACTGCGGTTTGCACCAGGGGTTCTACGGGTAGCTTTCGAGCGATCGCCTGAGCCATTAAGCCACTGGATAACCCGGTTAAAACATCGCCACTGCCACCTCTTGCCAATGCCGGGGTGCTTTCAGGGTTAATCCAAACCGATCCATCGGGATAGCCGATCGCCGTTCTCGCTTGTTTGAGCATCACCACCGCCCCACTTTGCTCAGAAGCCCGACGCAAGGCCCTCACCAAATCCTCAGCTTCGTCCTGAGCATTGGGAAACAGACGCTTAAATTCTCCCGGATGGGGGGTCAACAGAGTAAAGGCTGCTCGTTGAGACAGGGTGGGAATGGTCCCCAATTGCGCTAAAGCATTTAATCCATCGGCATCTAAAATCAAGGGCCGATCGCTGTCTAAGACTGCTTGAACTACTTCCATCCCATCCAGGGTCAAGCCACAGCCACAGGCGATCGCATCAAAGGAACTCAAGTCGATGCTATCGGGCAAATCTGCGATCGCCCCGGATGCTGTTTCTGGGCATCCAACAATCAGCGCATCGGCTAATTGCTGACTCATGTAAGGTTTGAGCGACTTGGGAACGGCGATCGTCAACATTCCCACCCCTGATGCCTTCGCACCCAATCCACATAATAGGGCTGCACCCATATATCGTTGAGAACCACAGATTGCCAGGAGATGTCCTTCCTTATACTTGTGGGTTAATTGGGGACGGGGAAGGGGGAGGTGGGCGAGTGCCACTGCTGAGGTAATTCGGTGGATAGGATTGCGATCGCCTAACACCACCTGAATATCCTTCACGGGGATATCAAAATCAATTAATTCCGCCTTTCCCACATAAGCCAACGCTTGATCATGAAATAGTCCTAACTTCCATAATCCCAAGCAAAAGGTATGGTTAGCCTGAATTGCTGTTCCTAAAACTGCTCCCGTATCTGTATGCAAACCCGAGGGTAAATCAATACTAATCACGGGTTGAGACTGTTCATTTAATCGGTCAATTCCCTGAGCAAGCTCCCCAGAAATTGACCGTTCTAATCCGAATCCAAATAATCCATCAACAATCAAATCGCAATCCAGAAGCGGTTCGATTTGGTCAAAAAACTCCACCCCCAAACTTGCCACATATTCCCCATGCTGCCCTGTCAACTCCTTACTTTTAGCAAGGGGTCGATAAATCCGCACCTCATATCCGGCAAAATGTAACTCTCGGGCAACCACCAAAGCATCCCCGCCATTGTGACCCGGACCCACCAAAACCCCAACTCGCCGGACTCGGGGACGAGGATAGAGGGCAACTACGCGCTGAAAAACGGCCTGGGCCACCTTTTCCATCAATGCAGCTACCGGCATTCCGGCAGCAAAGAGTCGTCCTTCAATGGCGCTCATTTGCGCTGAAGTCACGATGACTTGATGAATTTGATGTTGGCGGTTTTGTTGTGGAGTCACGGTCCTGTTTTCTGAATGAATGGGCAATGCAGAGGGTGATGGAATGCCCGGGTTTCCAAGAGTGGGAGCAACTAGCTTGCGATCAGGCTTGCTGTTGATCTGAATCTAGAGAGTTTCTGGGGTAATCAATCGTATTGATGAACGCGAGCATCAATGCCAAAATTACGAATATAGCCGCTTTCTTGTTGAGCAGTGATGCGATTGGGGTAAGGTCCGATCGCCAGATGCGGTCCAAAGGGAACCGTGCGGACGGAGATTTCTTGGGAGGCAATTCCGGCAGTGGTTAATTGAGCAGTAATCCGGGAAAAGTCATTGGCGTTACCTGGAATCACCACAAAATAGGGATTAGAAATGCCCACAGATGCACCGGGACCAGCAGCAGTGGCGATCGCCGGGGAGATTGGCTCAATGGTGCCGATCGCCGAACGAATCCCAACCAATAACTCTAATTCTCGCGCCCGTCGGTAGGCATTGGAGTTATTCACAAACATCCCCGCTTGAATCACGGTTTTTCCGTCCAACTCTTTAATAAATGCCTCTGGTTCGATTAACCGAACTTGGGCGAGTACGATTGGGTTATTGGTGGGGATATAGACCACATAACGCTTAGAACTCGGTAGAGAAGGAAGCGGGGGTGGGGTCGGAGGAAGCTCAAACTGGGGAATCGGTCCCGGGGAGAAAGGAGGTTGCTGCGCGGGAACCGGAAGTTGGGGGAGTTGTTGCGGTTGTTGTTGGGGAAATTGTTGAAGGGTGGGAAGTGGGGAAAGGGTTTGAGCGATCGCCCGTTGAGACGGTAGCAACAACTCAGCGGCGACTCCAACCGTTAAACCGCACCCTAAAATCGCCCCGATCCAGACGTAAGGCGATCGCGCCGAACTCCATTCACGATTCCTAGAACTAAACGAACCGAATCGTAGATTTTCCATACAGGGATATCCACTCACCAAGCAGGATTAAGAGGTTTTTAGCCACTCTAGCACAGGAAATTAAAGCGATTTTCCAAAAGAACTGAAAATCTCAATGAATTGGACCGTTAATTCAAACTCGATCTGTTAGCCTAGTAAAGAGATTGTTATTATCGGGCCGAATTCTGTAGATAGCGGCCTTTTATGGGATTTTATGAGCAAAGTCGTCGTTGGCCTCTCCGGTGGAGTGGATAGTTCTACCGCAGCCGCCATCCTACATCATCAAGGATATGAAGTCATTGGTCTTACCCTGTGGTTAATGAAGGGGAAAGGTCAATGCTGCTCTGAGGGGATGGTCGATGCTGCCTCGCTTTGTGAAGAGTTGGACATTCCCCATCACATCGTCGATACTCGCCAATTATTTCAAGAAAAAATTGTCGATTACATTGTGGCGGGATATAGTGCCGGGTTTACCCCGTTACCCTGTTCCCAGTGCAATCGGGCCGTAAAATTTGGCCCCATGTTAAGTTATGCCCAGGAAGAACTCGGGGTTGACAAAATTGCCACGGGACACTATGCCCGAGTCAACTATAACGAAGAGACGGGACGGTATGAATTACTGCGGGCCGTCGATCGCCATAAAGATCAATCTTACTTTTTGTATGATTTAACCCAAAAATTGCTGGCGGGATGTATGTTTCCCTTGGGTGAAATCACCAAGACGGAAACCAGGCGGATTGCGGCGGACTATGGACTGCAAACGGCTGAAAAGCCGGAAAGTCAAGACTTATGCTTAGTGGAAGCCCACGGGTCAATGCAGACCTTTTTGGAACAGTACATTCAGCCCCAAAAAGGGGAGATTGTAGATGTCCAGGGGAAGGTCCTCGGACAGCATGACGGCATCCATCGCTACACCATTGGACAGCGCAAAGGGATCGGTGTTGCGGCAGCAGAGCCCTTGTATGTGGTGGCATTGGATGCAATGAAAAATCGGGTGATTGTCGGCGATCGCGAGTCAGCGACTGAACCGAGTTTCACTGTGGATCGCGTCAATTGGGTGTCGATCGCCCCTCCAACTGCACCGATTCGGGCAGAAGTTCAGATTCGGTATCGGACCTCGCCCGTTCTGGTAACGGTGATTCCTGAAGATCGCGGACATCGCGCCAAACTGGTGTTTGATGAACCGCAGTTTGGGGTCACCCCTGGACAAGCAGCGGTTTGGTATGAGGGCGATCGCGTCCTCGGTGGCGGGATTATTGAACAGTTATCCTAGGGCGATCCCGTGGCGACTGGACCAGAAACTCTAAGGGGATTGCAAAATATAAATCATCCAACGGTTTAACTGAAAGGAAGGTATTTGTAGGGGCGCAATGCTTGCGCCCCAGGGGGCGCAAGCATTGCGCCCCTACATTGACTCCGTTGATCCGTCACTACGAACGTTTTGGAGATTTTATTTTTTGGAGTTCCCTAACCCCCAGGACAAGAAACCGGGTTTCTGCCCTAAATTGCTGCAACTTGCCACAGATGGTTTGAAGAAACCCGGTTTCTAACCCATCTTGCTACTCTTGCCATCCAAAATTGAAAAGCCCCAATATCAACAACCCGGTTTTTCAACAAAGCCGGGTTGTTGATATTGGGGCAATCTAGGGATGAATGCGATCGCCGGAATCGAGGCGTGTCAAACGTCCCAGATACCAGTATGATAAAAAATTAGCAAAGCGTAAGAATTGAACTATATCTGAAAGAGGGATCGTTTTGAGTCAACATCCAGATGCGATCGCCCCCCACGGCGGTCACCTAATTAATCGGATCGTCAGCCCCGCTCAAAAGCAGGAATTTCTCGCCCAAGGCGAGACTATGCCTCGCCTGCAACTGAGCGATCGCGCCCTATGTGACCTGATCCTAATTGCTATTGGGGGTTTTAGCCCCCTGACGGGTTTCATGGATCAAAAAGATTATGATCCCGTCGTCACCGATATGCGCTTGGGGAATGGTCTCCCTTGGTCCGTTCCCATCACCCTGCCGGTGAGTGAAGAAATCGCTGAACCCCTCAAAGAAGGGAGTTGGGTGCGCTTAGATGACACCGAAGGCAAATTTGTGGGAGTCTTGGAACTCACCCAAAAATATCGCTACAACAAGGCTTTAGAAGCCGTTAACGTCTATCGCACCGAGGACCAAAAGCATCCCGGCGTCAAAGTCTTATATGAGCAAGGACCCATCAATCTAGCCGGACCGATTTGGTTGCTCGATCGCGAAGCGCATCCCCAATTTCCCGATTACCAAATCGATCCCGCTCAATCTCGGGAACTGTTTCGGGAAAAAGGTTGGAAATCCATCGTTGCTTTCCAAACCCGCAACCCGATCCACCGCGCCCACGAATACATTACCAAATGCGCCTTGGAAAGTGTGGATGCATTATTCCTGCATCCCTTAGTCGGCGTGACGAAAGGGGATGATATTCCCGCCGATGTTCGGATGCGCTGTTATGAAATTCTCATGGAAAAATATTACCCGAAAGACCGGGTAATTTTGGCCATTAACCCCGCAGCGATGCGCTATGCCGGACCGAGAGAAGCGATTTTCCACGCCTTGCTGCGGAAAAATTACGGCTGCACCCATTTTATTGTGGGTC includes:
- a CDS encoding addiction module protein is translated as MNTEFTQVFELALSEKLQLLEDLWDSIAEAPEQIPVLNWQKEELATRKAAYLQNPESGSSWEAAKARIRNGQ
- the sat gene encoding sulfate adenylyltransferase, whose protein sequence is MSQHPDAIAPHGGHLINRIVSPAQKQEFLAQGETMPRLQLSDRALCDLILIAIGGFSPLTGFMDQKDYDPVVTDMRLGNGLPWSVPITLPVSEEIAEPLKEGSWVRLDDTEGKFVGVLELTQKYRYNKALEAVNVYRTEDQKHPGVKVLYEQGPINLAGPIWLLDREAHPQFPDYQIDPAQSRELFREKGWKSIVAFQTRNPIHRAHEYITKCALESVDALFLHPLVGVTKGDDIPADVRMRCYEILMEKYYPKDRVILAINPAAMRYAGPREAIFHALLRKNYGCTHFIVGRDHAGVGDYYGTYDAQHIFEEFEPGELGIVPMKFEHAFFCKLTKSMATTKTSPSNPDQRIHLSGTKVREMLRNGELPPPEFSRPEVAAELARAMRVAVESY
- the mnmA gene encoding tRNA 2-thiouridine(34) synthase MnmA: MSKVVVGLSGGVDSSTAAAILHHQGYEVIGLTLWLMKGKGQCCSEGMVDAASLCEELDIPHHIVDTRQLFQEKIVDYIVAGYSAGFTPLPCSQCNRAVKFGPMLSYAQEELGVDKIATGHYARVNYNEETGRYELLRAVDRHKDQSYFLYDLTQKLLAGCMFPLGEITKTETRRIAADYGLQTAEKPESQDLCLVEAHGSMQTFLEQYIQPQKGEIVDVQGKVLGQHDGIHRYTIGQRKGIGVAAAEPLYVVALDAMKNRVIVGDRESATEPSFTVDRVNWVSIAPPTAPIRAEVQIRYRTSPVLVTVIPEDRGHRAKLVFDEPQFGVTPGQAAVWYEGDRVLGGGIIEQLS
- a CDS encoding FkbM family methyltransferase — its product is MLKSLIKSLVSAAGYQIVAKNVITGLGVDPFCDINKILSDSEYNSHLIRQSIDIIFDIGANIGQTSIKLAKKFPNSEIHCFEPVQKTFEELEANVKPYKNIHPYCLGFGKKKEKKEIYIYSKSVLASCIPKSPVISSRKSCAVATLELETIDDYCHKHQISSIDLLKVDTEGFDFEVIQGAQELIENKRINFIYFEFFYVGNDHSTKLGGRLIDVHNFLVPCGYRPVSFYTDFIHNKHIAGCYNALYMRW
- a CDS encoding type II toxin-antitoxin system RelE/ParE family toxin; protein product: MPEAEQDVAQAFGWYEEQEFGLGEEFLRCIDACIQFIWRSPGIYPVVHESYRRAVVRRFPYVVFYEYSDTTVMIYAVFHCSQNPKKWRSRLE
- a CDS encoding bifunctional ADP-dependent NAD(P)H-hydrate dehydratase/NAD(P)H-hydrate epimerase; this translates as MTPQQNRQHQIHQVIVTSAQMSAIEGRLFAAGMPVAALMEKVAQAVFQRVVALYPRPRVRRVGVLVGPGHNGGDALVVARELHFAGYEVRIYRPLAKSKELTGQHGEYVASLGVEFFDQIEPLLDCDLIVDGLFGFGLERSISGELAQGIDRLNEQSQPVISIDLPSGLHTDTGAVLGTAIQANHTFCLGLWKLGLFHDQALAYVGKAELIDFDIPVKDIQVVLGDRNPIHRITSAVALAHLPLPRPQLTHKYKEGHLLAICGSQRYMGAALLCGLGAKASGVGMLTIAVPKSLKPYMSQQLADALIVGCPETASGAIADLPDSIDLSSFDAIACGCGLTLDGMEVVQAVLDSDRPLILDADGLNALAQLGTIPTLSQRAAFTLLTPHPGEFKRLFPNAQDEAEDLVRALRRASEQSGAVVMLKQARTAIGYPDGSVWINPESTPALARGGSGDVLTGLSSGLMAQAIARKLPVEPLVQTAVWWHAQAAISAAGVRTELGVDAVMLSEYLLRVLPEFVRSGNDLERRSE